From one Asterias amurensis chromosome 14, ASM3211899v1 genomic stretch:
- the LOC139946815 gene encoding uncharacterized protein → MASGRTVLGCILLLLLGFLWAPIWMLTNGSKDSVNVHGLFAGDEVDAGTLLNPSQEPSTQSTSDHAPKRLPTVELQEGHVQTKTSVLSKKKKKPPKTSTSYEVNPTVKSVGRGDAIPAGKEGSHRYNGTVQTVGVTVGLEGQAYGNTTMDYGAIQTATMTTTSVCSQMTLLRNSTFRWIAKICQALKRQPVYLRAGLLIAVGLASLLVTLIAYKLMCPKVYNREGVEKVYDMEDSWLIIN, encoded by the exons ATGGCTTCGGGCCGGACAGTGTTAGGATGTATCTTACTTCTACTTCTTGGGTTTTTGTGGGCACCAATTTGGATGTTGACGAATGGATCGAAGGATAGTGTCAACGTGCATGGCTTGTTTGCTGGGGACGAGGTG gATGCAGGCACCCTTCTGAACCCTTCACAAGAACCTTCAACACAAAGTACAAGTGACCACGCCCCTAAAAGATTACCAACCGTAGAACTACAAGAAGGACATGTACAAACCAAGACTTCagttttatcaaagaagaaaaagaaaccaCCCAAGACATCGACGAGTTATGAAGTTAATCCGACTGTAAAATCAGTGGGGCGCGGGGATGCGATTCCAGCGGGGAAAGAGGGAAGCCATCGGTATAATGGTACCGTTCAAACTGTCGGAGTGACGGTAGGATTGGAGGGTCAGGCTTACGGTAATACTACCATGGATTACGGGGCAATACAGACAGCAACGATGACAACCACA AGTGTATGCAGCCAAATGACACTTTTACGCAACTCCACTTTCCGCTGGATTGCCAAGATATGCCAGGCGCTGAAAAGGCAACCAGTTTACTTACGAGCGGGGCTTCTTATTGCAGTGGGCTTGGCTAGTCTACTTGTGACATTGATTGCTTATAAACTGATGTGCCCCAAAGTGTATAACAGGGAAGGTGTGGAGAAGGTCTACGATATGGAAGATAGTTGGCTCATAATTAACTGA